A region from the Hydrogenimonas sp. genome encodes:
- a CDS encoding diguanylate cyclase/phosphodiesterase (GGDEF & EAL domains) with PAS/PAC sensor, which produces MKYLLKKNLWTLFYILLGMGLALLLLISYMQYKNVEKDLRAELSYLSRSTSEATNHYFIQQEILLNVLDRHLFEDEEIKDRDHVKRLFANLLQINPALAGISVSDPDGNIILLSKARNLRNPINLKHSKESCHAFEKALVEKAMVVGRAFYDKALNEWILPLHKAARDDSGRVVAVLSVGLHLSSARSIWQAYTDAGTELEIFLDDSWYRIYHSDKPPERYPELYNKPITEQERYIFEGGKALETEAETSFEKLKKTASPAVVLLTIPGEKSYIISWQYIPKYRLWIHYHMPTEKILERVKNYWLINIVSFIFIFIVVYYLFYTINAIEKRKSKELLYQAMHDSLTNLPNRMYLQKKIDSWIYDGAPPFSVGFIDLDNFKNINDSIGHHYGDLILVEVAKRLKASMPKGTMVIRHGGDEFIMLCHEYDIDRLSENARLLIEAISQPYEVEGMEFTVGVSIGISRYPLDGTKLFELLSAADIAMYHAKRSKNSFAFFTSELKAQRNRYSIMEHELRNAIEKEELTIVYQPQIRKDGTLHGVEALVRWENRKLGHIHPEEFIKIAEESGLMPKVGRYIAAHAISEIDSLQRKLGTKFCLAINISIRQLNEKGFVESFLEIIRENSIDPSHIVVEITESLFIEELEFILATLHELKREGLNISLDDFGTGYSSLGMLRKLPIDELKIDKSFIEALPDDNESEAMVKAIITLGKTLGFSILAEGVEDEEQFIRLNELGCDLYQGYFFSKPLSLDRLELFIGSHCSPAGCTRQ; this is translated from the coding sequence ATGAAGTATCTGCTGAAAAAGAACCTCTGGACGCTCTTTTACATTCTGCTCGGGATGGGTCTCGCTCTGCTTCTGCTCATATCCTATATGCAGTACAAAAACGTGGAAAAAGATCTGCGCGCGGAACTCTCATACCTGAGCAGATCCACCAGTGAAGCGACAAACCACTACTTCATCCAGCAGGAGATACTCCTAAATGTACTGGACAGGCACCTTTTCGAAGATGAAGAGATAAAAGATAGGGATCATGTTAAGAGGCTTTTTGCGAACCTCCTTCAGATAAACCCCGCACTGGCAGGCATCTCCGTCAGCGATCCGGATGGAAATATAATTCTGTTGAGCAAAGCTCGCAACTTACGAAATCCTATCAATCTCAAACACTCCAAAGAGAGCTGCCACGCATTCGAAAAGGCTCTGGTTGAAAAAGCCATGGTAGTCGGAAGGGCTTTTTACGACAAAGCGCTTAACGAGTGGATACTTCCCCTGCACAAAGCTGCCAGAGACGACAGCGGTAGAGTGGTCGCCGTCCTCTCGGTGGGCCTTCACCTCAGCAGTGCCCGCTCGATCTGGCAAGCCTACACCGACGCCGGTACGGAGCTGGAGATATTTCTGGACGACTCATGGTACCGCATCTACCACAGTGACAAGCCTCCGGAGAGATATCCGGAGCTCTACAACAAACCGATAACCGAGCAGGAGCGATACATCTTCGAGGGAGGCAAAGCTTTGGAAACAGAAGCCGAAACCTCATTCGAAAAGCTCAAGAAAACAGCCTCCCCGGCAGTTGTACTGCTGACTATACCCGGTGAAAAATCCTACATTATAAGCTGGCAGTATATTCCGAAATACAGACTCTGGATACACTACCATATGCCTACCGAAAAGATCCTGGAGAGGGTGAAGAACTACTGGCTGATAAATATAGTCTCGTTCATCTTTATCTTCATAGTGGTCTACTATCTCTTCTATACGATAAATGCGATCGAGAAAAGAAAATCGAAAGAGCTGCTCTATCAGGCTATGCACGACTCTCTCACCAATCTTCCAAACCGAATGTATCTGCAGAAAAAGATCGACTCGTGGATCTATGACGGAGCGCCCCCGTTCAGTGTCGGTTTCATCGATCTGGACAACTTCAAGAATATAAACGACAGCATAGGGCACCACTACGGAGATCTCATACTCGTAGAGGTTGCGAAACGGCTCAAAGCCTCGATGCCGAAAGGGACCATGGTCATCCGTCACGGAGGAGACGAGTTCATCATGCTATGCCACGAGTACGACATAGACAGGCTGAGTGAAAACGCCCGCCTTCTGATCGAAGCGATTTCCCAACCATATGAGGTGGAGGGTATGGAGTTTACGGTTGGTGTCAGCATAGGCATAAGCCGCTATCCGCTCGACGGTACGAAACTCTTCGAACTTCTGAGTGCCGCGGATATCGCGATGTACCACGCCAAGCGCTCGAAAAACAGTTTCGCCTTTTTCACAAGTGAGCTGAAAGCCCAGAGAAACAGGTACTCCATTATGGAACATGAACTCAGAAACGCCATAGAGAAAGAGGAGCTCACCATTGTCTACCAGCCGCAGATAAGAAAAGACGGAACACTGCACGGCGTAGAGGCTCTGGTGAGGTGGGAAAACAGAAAACTGGGGCACATCCACCCGGAAGAGTTCATAAAGATAGCCGAAGAGAGCGGTCTCATGCCCAAAGTCGGCCGATATATCGCAGCACATGCTATCAGCGAGATCGACTCTCTGCAGCGGAAGCTCGGCACGAAATTCTGTCTTGCCATAAACATCTCCATCAGGCAGCTCAACGAAAAAGGGTTCGTAGAGAGTTTTCTGGAAATAATAAGGGAAAACTCTATTGATCCCTCCCATATCGTAGTCGAGATCACCGAATCACTCTTTATTGAAGAGTTGGAGTTCATTCTCGCTACTCTTCATGAGCTTAAAAGAGAGGGGCTTAATATATCCCTCGACGACTTCGGAACCGGGTACTCCTCTCTCGGTATGCTCAGAAAACTCCCGATCGACGAACTCAAGATCGACAAGAGCTTCATCGAAGCACTGCCGGACGACAACGAGTCTGAAGCGATGGTAAAAGCGATCATAACATTGGGCAAAACACTCGGATTCTCCATTCTGGCAGAGGGTGTCGAAGATGAAGAGCAGTTTATCAGGCTCAACGAACTAGGCTGCGACCTCTACCAGGGATACTTCTTTTCGAAACCTCTCAGCCTGGATAGGCTTGAGCTTTTCATAGGCTCGCACTGCAGCCCGGCAGGCTGTACCAGACAGTAA
- a CDS encoding CBS domain protein, producing the protein MLVEEVMTPKERLVMVSQMAPVREALMLMKKHKVKAVIVEKSCENGAYGLVTFKNILQSIVAEDGDIDLLNVYDIASTPSISVSRKLDMKYAARMMVKNSIKRLLVIDENEIYGILTMSDIIGVLLNEVEEG; encoded by the coding sequence ATGCTGGTGGAAGAGGTAATGACGCCGAAAGAGAGGCTGGTTATGGTTTCCCAGATGGCTCCCGTCAGGGAAGCGCTTATGCTGATGAAAAAACACAAAGTTAAAGCGGTAATTGTCGAAAAGAGCTGCGAAAACGGAGCATACGGGCTTGTCACATTCAAAAACATTCTACAATCCATAGTGGCCGAGGATGGAGATATAGATCTGCTGAACGTCTACGATATAGCTTCAACACCCTCCATATCGGTATCCAGAAAGCTCGACATGAAATATGCGGCCCGAATGATGGTCAAGAACAGCATCAAGAGGCTGCTTGTCATAGATGAGAACGAGATATACGGCATCTTGACGATGAGTGACATCATAGGTGTTCTGCTAAACGAGGTCGAAGAGGGTTAG
- a CDS encoding HAD-superfamily subfamily IIA hydrolase, hypothetical 2 → MKSIGEISGLLLDIDGVLYEGDRPVEGALEAVEELQSRYPVRFITNTTRKTREMVYEKLRKMGFNIGYDTIFTALDAAAAFLEQKRATGFFLLYEKVAGTFAEYESEKPDYVVVADAYTDFTYENLNRAFRHLMEGAQLLAIAKNRYFKDRDGYLSLDAGGFVALLEFAAQKEATILGKPSRNFFRLACDSMGVKPDEALMVGDDIESDVQGAQKAGIRACQVKTGKFREEDLTLGIEPDCLLDSIAELPKLLKG, encoded by the coding sequence ATGAAGAGTATAGGTGAAATCAGTGGGCTTCTGCTTGATATAGACGGTGTACTCTACGAAGGTGACAGACCGGTTGAAGGTGCTTTGGAGGCGGTAGAAGAGCTTCAGAGCCGATACCCGGTCCGCTTCATAACGAATACGACGCGCAAAACCCGTGAGATGGTTTACGAGAAGCTCCGAAAGATGGGCTTCAATATAGGTTACGATACGATATTCACCGCCCTCGACGCGGCAGCCGCATTTCTGGAGCAGAAGAGAGCGACCGGCTTTTTTCTGCTCTACGAGAAGGTAGCAGGTACGTTTGCGGAGTATGAAAGCGAAAAGCCCGACTATGTCGTGGTCGCCGACGCATATACCGACTTTACATATGAAAATCTCAACCGTGCGTTCCGTCACCTGATGGAGGGTGCCCAGCTCCTCGCCATCGCCAAGAACCGCTATTTCAAAGACAGAGACGGCTATCTCAGTCTCGATGCCGGAGGATTTGTGGCACTGCTCGAGTTTGCGGCACAGAAAGAGGCGACTATTCTGGGAAAACCGAGCCGCAATTTTTTCCGTCTGGCATGTGACTCCATGGGCGTTAAGCCCGATGAGGCGCTTATGGTCGGAGACGATATAGAGAGTGACGTCCAGGGTGCGCAGAAGGCCGGCATAAGGGCCTGCCAGGTAAAGACCGGAAAGTTTCGCGAGGAAGATCTGACCCTGGGTATAGAGCCCGACTGCCTGCTGGACTCGATTGCGGAACTTCCCAAGCTGCTAAAGGGTTAG
- a CDS encoding asparaginase, whose translation MYKIINTGGTFNKRYDPVKGELFVPADDMAVEEALKPIGIGCEIAVKGVLYKDSLEMDDADRELLCDEVCSAGETGIVVVHGTDTMHKSAAAIDARLGEDGGKRVVLTGAMVPFSIDPVEAVANLSSAVTALNFLEPGVYISMHGVVLPYRNIVKNRRLGIFERVE comes from the coding sequence TTGTATAAAATCATAAACACAGGCGGAACATTCAACAAAAGATACGATCCGGTAAAAGGAGAACTCTTCGTCCCCGCAGACGACATGGCCGTAGAGGAGGCTCTGAAACCGATTGGGATCGGATGTGAAATAGCTGTAAAGGGGGTGCTATACAAGGATAGCCTCGAGATGGACGATGCAGACCGTGAGCTCCTTTGCGATGAAGTCTGCAGCGCCGGCGAAACCGGTATCGTAGTCGTCCACGGTACCGATACGATGCACAAAAGCGCGGCGGCGATAGATGCAAGGCTTGGAGAAGATGGCGGCAAAAGGGTCGTTCTTACCGGTGCGATGGTCCCCTTTTCGATCGACCCGGTGGAGGCGGTCGCAAACCTCTCATCGGCAGTGACGGCCCTGAACTTTTTGGAACCGGGTGTCTACATCTCTATGCACGGAGTGGTTTTGCCGTATCGCAATATCGTCAAAAACCGCAGACTCGGAATTTTTGAGCGGGTGGAGTGA
- a CDS encoding antigen, putative: MKTKADEKTRVYLIGSGIASLASAYYLINDAGINPEHITIFEQYPVTGGALDGSGNPEEGYLIRGGRMHEKEYRCYWDLLSNIPSYDDPNVSVTEESMEFNSRFVSHAQARLLREGKKVDLSSYGIGKKDQFLMMELLFTPESALAGKRIEEWFTLSFFSTNFWMIFTTMFAFQKWSSLAEMRRYMRRFMHLMPGLKYIGGILRTKYNQYHSVVLPLENYLRDKGVRFELETCVTDIDFDLSKERKTATAIVVERGGESDTIILENGDFLLFTNGSITESTDAGDLHRAPVLKGVDSSGAWRLWKRVARKDPAFGNPGVFCDNIDLQKWYSFTVTLKESTFHDYMEEFTGNVDGTGGLVTMTDSNWLMSIVIARQPHFPDQPKDIKIFWGYALYPDRTGNHVKKPMSECSGEEILEELWYHLKILDLMEPVMQRGGVVNAIPVAMPFIDSLFMPRKPGDRPKVIPEGSTNFAFLGQFTEIEDDCVFTVEYSVRSAQEAVYGLFDCGKEPFEVYIGAHNPLNMLKAAAAISS, encoded by the coding sequence ATGAAAACGAAAGCGGACGAAAAGACCAGAGTATATCTCATCGGGAGCGGCATAGCCTCTTTGGCGAGTGCCTACTACCTGATAAACGATGCCGGCATAAACCCGGAGCATATCACTATATTCGAACAGTACCCGGTTACCGGCGGGGCTCTCGACGGTTCCGGAAATCCCGAAGAGGGCTACCTGATACGCGGCGGGAGGATGCACGAAAAGGAGTATCGTTGCTACTGGGATCTACTCTCCAACATCCCCTCCTACGACGACCCGAATGTCAGCGTCACCGAAGAGAGCATGGAGTTCAACAGCCGTTTCGTATCGCACGCACAGGCTAGACTGCTCAGAGAGGGGAAAAAGGTCGATCTCTCATCCTACGGCATCGGGAAAAAAGATCAGTTCCTGATGATGGAGCTTCTCTTTACACCAGAATCTGCACTTGCGGGCAAACGTATAGAGGAGTGGTTCACCCTCAGCTTCTTCTCCACCAATTTCTGGATGATCTTCACCACCATGTTCGCATTTCAGAAGTGGAGCTCACTTGCCGAGATGAGACGCTATATGCGCCGTTTCATGCACCTGATGCCGGGGCTGAAATATATAGGCGGGATTTTACGCACCAAATACAACCAGTACCACTCCGTAGTTCTGCCTCTGGAAAACTACCTGCGCGACAAAGGGGTCAGGTTCGAGCTCGAAACATGCGTTACCGACATCGACTTCGATCTCTCCAAAGAGCGCAAAACCGCTACAGCCATAGTGGTCGAGAGAGGAGGAGAGAGCGATACTATCATCCTTGAAAACGGAGATTTTCTCCTCTTCACCAACGGCTCCATAACGGAGAGCACCGATGCTGGCGACCTACACAGGGCGCCCGTTTTGAAGGGTGTAGACTCCTCCGGAGCGTGGAGACTCTGGAAGAGAGTCGCCCGGAAAGACCCGGCATTCGGAAACCCGGGAGTATTTTGCGACAATATCGACCTGCAGAAGTGGTACTCCTTTACAGTTACCCTGAAAGAGAGTACGTTCCACGACTATATGGAGGAGTTCACGGGAAACGTGGACGGCACGGGAGGGCTTGTGACCATGACCGACTCGAACTGGCTCATGTCGATAGTCATAGCCAGACAGCCACACTTTCCCGACCAGCCGAAAGATATAAAGATATTCTGGGGCTACGCTCTCTACCCGGACCGTACCGGCAACCATGTCAAGAAGCCGATGAGCGAATGCAGCGGGGAGGAGATACTCGAAGAGCTCTGGTACCATCTGAAAATCTTGGATCTGATGGAGCCGGTCATGCAAAGAGGCGGTGTGGTAAACGCGATACCGGTAGCGATGCCGTTTATAGACAGTCTTTTCATGCCCAGAAAGCCCGGAGACCGCCCGAAGGTGATTCCGGAAGGCTCGACAAACTTCGCTTTTCTCGGACAGTTCACCGAGATAGAGGATGACTGCGTATTTACCGTGGAATACTCGGTCAGAAGCGCCCAGGAGGCGGTATACGGACTCTTTGATTGCGGCAAGGAGCCGTTCGAGGTATATATAGGGGCCCACAACCCGCTCAATATGCTCAAAGCGGCGGCAGCCATCAGCTCATAG
- a CDS encoding ATP-dependent DNA helicase pcrA: MERLLALSASAGSGKTFSLVARYLSLLFGGANPSEILAITFTNKAAGEMRERVVASLESIQPEMVREISRMSGVSEEEIERRRPRVLARFLSADLKIMTIDKFVHRVLRKFCWYAGVQSDFEIAAMPKEEFFERFLQELDERSYARLVDFARFEQQKSRSFIDFFETLYEKEKELPDLTFSVEPADEEEAMRAARKIGAFFLESGVSERAKKTMRFDSLADVISKSWFPKESLNYWDYKKVYDPVVDIWLGELKEAVRRYYDSKERFFLSGIFSLYNRYRSARISHMKRAGQLYFKDIEHLVYDLLRRNDFTDFLYFRLDARIGHILFDEFQDTSVTQYRIFEPIIAEIAAGGSDRTFFYVGDTKQSIYRFRGGRKELFGYVAKRFGVKIDHLQTNYRSGSEIVEFVNSTFEYVKPPQIAHKRGGYVRVREGDEPLEMMGEALGTLFSNGVPESEIAVLVHDNKEILKVGEYVKERFGRDIATHKRAKVSEQPTAGAMIEMMRLLLCLERGEDGSLHRLNALTLAGRPYDPKFKPEVKMGRPAEMLKQMMDRYGFFDEAAMKLLEFAIPLNDLVEFVYEIERYEDELPPGEVEGINVLTIHKSKGLEFEHLIVLDRLGSSRSDTSSLIFDYSSIELKDIRVKFKNREAVDEEYARALAREKRLRDEDAMNRAYVAFTRARESLFVLKKAKSSAFGFLGLKELSAGELKYEKRVQKRPQSQPALSYTPKSYGRQECAAELEKYEPNDFEAIYLGLGVHYLLETEDEDAFLNRYGALCDTQRAKKIVQASKSNMEYLFLTEGKIFHELPFVYRGRAGVIDLFVDKGDSGVIIDYKTATPHDLSSYKEQLKRYKEALLHLMPEKKRIDTYIYFLDTQKLVKTG; this comes from the coding sequence ATGGAGCGGTTGCTGGCTCTGAGTGCGAGTGCCGGAAGCGGTAAGACATTTTCGCTGGTGGCTCGCTATCTTTCGCTTCTTTTCGGCGGTGCGAACCCTTCCGAGATTCTGGCCATAACCTTCACCAACAAAGCGGCGGGTGAGATGAGGGAGAGAGTTGTCGCTTCACTGGAGTCGATACAGCCGGAGATGGTGCGTGAAATCTCCAGGATGAGCGGAGTTTCGGAAGAGGAGATAGAGAGGAGGCGCCCCAGGGTACTTGCCCGTTTCCTCTCGGCGGACCTCAAGATCATGACGATCGACAAGTTCGTCCACCGGGTATTGCGCAAGTTCTGCTGGTATGCAGGCGTACAGAGCGACTTCGAGATAGCCGCCATGCCCAAAGAGGAGTTTTTCGAACGTTTTCTTCAGGAGCTCGACGAAAGAAGTTACGCCAGACTCGTCGATTTCGCCCGTTTCGAGCAGCAGAAGAGCAGAAGCTTCATCGACTTTTTCGAAACGCTTTACGAAAAGGAGAAAGAGCTTCCCGACCTCACATTTTCGGTGGAGCCGGCCGACGAAGAGGAGGCGATGAGAGCGGCCCGGAAAATAGGCGCCTTCTTTCTGGAGAGCGGTGTCAGCGAACGGGCCAAAAAGACGATGAGGTTCGACTCTCTCGCCGATGTGATATCGAAGAGTTGGTTCCCGAAAGAGAGTCTGAACTACTGGGATTACAAAAAGGTGTACGATCCGGTAGTCGACATCTGGCTGGGTGAACTCAAAGAGGCGGTCCGCAGATATTACGACAGCAAAGAGAGGTTTTTCCTCTCCGGCATCTTCTCTCTCTACAACCGCTACAGGAGTGCGCGTATTTCGCATATGAAGAGGGCGGGACAGCTCTATTTCAAAGATATAGAGCACCTCGTCTACGACCTGCTGCGCCGAAATGACTTTACCGACTTTCTCTACTTCAGGTTAGATGCGCGCATAGGGCACATTCTGTTCGACGAGTTTCAGGACACCTCCGTTACACAGTACAGGATCTTCGAGCCGATAATAGCCGAAATCGCGGCCGGCGGCAGTGATCGGACATTCTTCTATGTGGGTGATACGAAGCAGTCCATCTACCGTTTCAGGGGAGGGCGGAAGGAGCTTTTCGGCTATGTTGCCAAGAGGTTCGGCGTGAAGATCGACCATCTTCAGACCAACTACCGCTCCGGATCGGAGATAGTGGAGTTTGTAAACAGTACTTTCGAGTACGTAAAGCCTCCGCAAATAGCCCATAAAAGAGGCGGCTACGTGAGAGTCCGGGAGGGCGACGAACCGCTGGAGATGATGGGGGAGGCGCTCGGGACCCTCTTTTCAAATGGTGTACCGGAGAGTGAAATAGCTGTTTTGGTGCACGACAACAAAGAGATACTCAAAGTGGGCGAATATGTAAAAGAGCGCTTCGGCAGAGATATAGCAACCCACAAACGCGCAAAAGTGAGCGAGCAGCCGACAGCCGGGGCGATGATAGAGATGATGAGACTGCTTCTTTGCCTCGAAAGAGGAGAGGATGGATCCCTGCACAGGCTGAACGCTCTTACTCTTGCGGGAAGGCCCTACGATCCGAAATTCAAGCCTGAGGTAAAGATGGGCCGCCCCGCGGAGATGCTGAAACAGATGATGGATCGGTACGGCTTTTTCGACGAAGCTGCTATGAAGCTTCTGGAGTTTGCGATACCGCTGAACGATCTGGTCGAGTTCGTTTACGAGATAGAGAGGTATGAAGATGAGCTTCCGCCGGGCGAGGTGGAGGGTATAAACGTTCTTACCATACACAAATCGAAGGGGCTCGAGTTCGAACACCTCATAGTGCTCGACAGGCTCGGCAGTTCTAGAAGCGACACCTCCTCTCTCATCTTCGACTACAGTTCGATCGAGCTCAAAGATATCAGGGTGAAGTTCAAGAACAGGGAAGCAGTGGATGAAGAGTATGCGAGAGCCCTTGCACGTGAAAAGAGGTTGAGGGACGAGGATGCGATGAACCGGGCGTATGTCGCCTTCACGCGCGCCAGGGAGTCGCTTTTCGTTTTGAAAAAGGCAAAATCTTCGGCGTTCGGTTTCCTGGGGCTGAAAGAGCTGAGTGCAGGCGAGCTGAAATATGAGAAGAGGGTTCAAAAGAGGCCGCAGTCGCAGCCTGCTTTGAGCTACACTCCGAAAAGCTACGGACGCCAGGAGTGTGCGGCTGAGCTAGAAAAGTACGAACCGAACGATTTCGAAGCGATATATCTAGGACTCGGTGTGCACTATCTTCTGGAGACCGAAGACGAAGATGCCTTCCTGAACCGCTACGGAGCCCTGTGCGATACACAGAGAGCGAAAAAGATCGTTCAGGCTTCGAAATCGAATATGGAGTATCTCTTTTTGACAGAGGGGAAGATTTTCCATGAACTGCCGTTTGTCTACAGGGGCAGAGCCGGTGTAATCGACCTTTTTGTCGACAAAGGCGACAGCGGGGTCATAATAGACTATAAAACGGCGACGCCGCACGATCTGAGTTCATACAAAGAGCAGCTGAAAAGATACAAAGAGGCTCTCTTGCACCTGATGCCGGAAAAGAAGAGGATAGATACATATATATACTTCCTCGATACCCAAAAGCTCGTCAAGACCGGATAG
- a CDS encoding response regulator — translation MELENPLESCTLLYIEDDRDTRRRVVPFLAPRVKTLWVAENGQKGLELFEKCKPDIIVTDLDMPKMDGIKMARAVRTIDEEIPIILTAQYGEEYRLSAVIDAGISSFLPKPVKISQLLKVVEKIAKKLFGQRARSRTQSTLAQHYLAIEESALLIYLDSLGRIKEINGGMTALLGYDKALLVGEPFEDLLYRDYDFSRYDSLFEAFGNGESWYGEVNLVSQADRELIFKATLIPIYDTMDPSYQFMMLLDDITELVNYRKLLKNELDQAQDTLYEKIHFLEQYQNAINEGTAICRFLEDGTILKTDSRFDKIFGFEKSQFVKRSFYQLCPNLETDLRAKVAEAIENRTVLRRRIRCVDRDGRMYVSDSVFIPIYRLNGEIEEIISIHNDITDIIKLNEEIRNTQKELLYILGEVVESRSQETGYHVKRVAEYSRILGRLAGLSEEEVELLGIVAPMHDVGKIAIPDKILLKPGKLEPEEEKIIREHTLIGEELFGNSERSFMKAARIVALEHHESYDGSGYPYGKEGEEIHIFGRIVAIADVFDALSVERSYKSAWPVEDIIDYMKRERGRKFDPHLIDLFLENIDLFLEVRRGEKMVS, via the coding sequence TTGGAGCTTGAAAATCCTCTTGAGAGTTGTACTCTGCTATATATCGAAGATGATAGAGATACAAGAAGGAGAGTAGTACCGTTTCTGGCTCCAAGGGTTAAGACTCTATGGGTCGCCGAAAACGGACAAAAAGGGCTCGAACTTTTTGAGAAGTGCAAGCCCGATATAATCGTTACCGATCTCGATATGCCGAAAATGGACGGTATAAAGATGGCGAGAGCCGTTCGAACCATAGATGAGGAGATCCCGATAATCCTGACGGCACAATATGGCGAAGAGTATCGTCTATCTGCAGTAATCGATGCAGGTATCAGCTCTTTTTTGCCTAAACCGGTCAAGATAAGCCAACTTTTGAAGGTGGTCGAAAAGATTGCGAAAAAGCTCTTCGGGCAGAGAGCCAGGAGCAGGACCCAGTCGACTCTCGCACAGCACTACCTGGCGATCGAGGAGAGTGCTCTTCTGATATATCTGGATAGTCTGGGCAGAATCAAAGAGATAAACGGTGGAATGACGGCACTGCTCGGTTACGATAAAGCGCTTCTTGTCGGAGAGCCTTTCGAGGATCTGCTCTACAGAGATTACGACTTCAGCCGATACGATTCACTCTTCGAAGCTTTTGGGAACGGTGAGAGCTGGTACGGCGAGGTAAATCTCGTCTCGCAAGCCGACAGGGAACTTATTTTCAAAGCGACTCTAATACCTATATACGATACGATGGACCCCTCGTATCAGTTCATGATGCTGCTTGACGACATAACAGAACTGGTCAACTACCGAAAGCTCCTGAAAAACGAACTCGACCAGGCCCAGGATACCCTCTACGAAAAGATACACTTCCTCGAACAGTATCAGAACGCCATCAACGAAGGAACGGCGATTTGCCGCTTTCTCGAAGACGGCACTATTTTGAAGACAGACAGCAGGTTCGACAAAATCTTCGGATTCGAAAAGAGTCAGTTCGTCAAGCGCTCCTTCTACCAGCTCTGCCCAAACCTTGAAACCGATTTGAGGGCGAAGGTCGCCGAAGCTATCGAGAATCGCACTGTCTTGAGAAGACGGATCAGGTGCGTAGACAGGGACGGAAGAATGTACGTTTCGGATTCAGTATTCATTCCAATATACCGTCTGAACGGCGAGATAGAGGAGATAATAAGTATCCATAACGACATTACCGACATCATAAAGCTCAATGAGGAGATACGCAATACCCAAAAGGAGCTTCTATATATTCTCGGTGAGGTTGTAGAGAGCAGATCGCAGGAGACTGGTTATCATGTCAAGAGGGTCGCCGAATACAGCCGCATTCTGGGTCGGCTTGCGGGGCTGAGTGAAGAGGAGGTGGAGCTTCTGGGGATAGTGGCACCGATGCACGATGTCGGGAAGATCGCCATTCCCGACAAGATACTGCTGAAACCGGGAAAGCTTGAACCGGAAGAGGAGAAGATAATAAGAGAACATACCTTAATAGGGGAGGAGCTTTTCGGAAATTCGGAGAGATCTTTCATGAAGGCTGCACGTATCGTAGCTCTAGAACACCATGAGAGTTATGACGGCAGCGGATATCCGTACGGTAAAGAGGGGGAGGAGATCCACATATTCGGAAGAATAGTAGCCATTGCGGACGTTTTCGACGCTCTGAGCGTAGAGCGATCGTATAAGAGTGCCTGGCCGGTAGAGGATATCATCGACTATATGAAGAGGGAGAGAGGGAGAAAATTCGATCCGCATCTAATAGATCTTTTCCTGGAGAATATCGATCTTTTTCTCGAGGTCAGAAGAGGTGAAAAGATGGTCTCCTAG